In Crinalium epipsammum PCC 9333, the following are encoded in one genomic region:
- a CDS encoding class I SAM-dependent methyltransferase, translating to MNKEQLKLIVQRTLPGSALDWLKTQRQAYKHDPPLGRVSWGDLRRLTPISAFWGLERGQPLDRYYIEKFLVQNSRDIQGRVLEIGDNSYTRRFGGDRVTKSDILHAVEDNPLATIVGDLADAPQIPSDQFDCFILTQTLQYVYDLQRALKTIHRILKPGGVVLVTLPNLTPIVDPESEGSGWGSSCWYWGFTLASAQRLFAEVFSPENVHVEPHGNVLAATAFLQGISTQELKQEELDECDPRYQVLITVRAVKREVAP from the coding sequence ATGAATAAAGAACAGTTGAAACTAATTGTTCAGAGAACATTACCAGGTTCTGCTCTTGATTGGCTCAAAACGCAACGCCAAGCTTATAAACACGACCCTCCATTGGGTAGAGTTAGTTGGGGTGACTTGCGGCGCTTAACACCCATTAGTGCCTTTTGGGGTTTAGAGCGAGGACAGCCACTGGATCGCTACTATATAGAGAAGTTTCTGGTTCAGAATAGTCGTGATATTCAGGGACGAGTCTTAGAAATCGGGGATAACTCCTACACGCGAAGATTTGGAGGAGATCGCGTCACCAAAAGTGATATCCTTCATGCTGTAGAAGATAATCCCCTTGCAACTATCGTTGGAGATCTCGCTGATGCTCCCCAGATTCCATCAGATCAGTTCGATTGCTTTATTCTTACCCAGACACTGCAATATGTGTATGACTTGCAGAGGGCGCTGAAAACAATTCACCGCATTCTGAAACCAGGTGGAGTTGTGCTGGTAACTCTTCCTAACCTTACTCCAATTGTCGATCCTGAGTCAGAAGGTTCGGGCTGGGGTTCCTCCTGCTGGTACTGGGGTTTTACCCTAGCATCAGCACAACGGCTGTTTGCAGAGGTTTTTTCCCCAGAAAATGTTCATGTAGAACCTCATGGAAACGTCTTAGCAGCAACTGCTTTCCTACAGGGAATATCCACTCAAGAACTGAAACAGGAAGAGTTGGATGAGTGCGATCCAAGGTATCAAGTTTTAATTACGGTTAGGGCAGTGAAACGTGAGGTGGCTCCATGA
- a CDS encoding glycosyltransferase family 2 protein, with product MEAQPLVSVIIIFLNGEEFIDEAIQSVLGQSYQKWELLLVDDGSTDRSIEIAKKYIEQYPNKIYYLEHEKHQNCGMSASRNLGIRHSKGKYVAFLDADDVWLPHKLEQQVKLMEAHPEVGLLCGPALWWYGWTGKAEDFQFDYVEKLIEPSDNPFIEPPRLVTKAPIPCPSTLLIRREALDRVGGFEETFRGLYEDQAFYAKVYLEVPVLVGSECLIKYRQHANSCCSVALDSGQKSVKNLFFLNWLENYLAGKGLQETEFWQDIQKQLWPYRQPVLYNLTRWTRHFVQEIKRRWKSIVQKALPAKL from the coding sequence ATGGAAGCTCAACCTTTAGTTTCGGTAATTATTATATTTCTCAATGGTGAGGAATTTATAGACGAAGCCATCCAAAGTGTATTGGGACAAAGTTATCAAAAATGGGAATTGTTGCTAGTAGATGATGGTTCTACAGATCGGAGTATAGAGATTGCTAAAAAGTATATAGAGCAATACCCCAATAAAATTTATTATTTAGAACACGAAAAACACCAAAATTGTGGAATGAGCGCAAGCCGTAATCTGGGTATTCGCCATTCTAAAGGAAAATATGTTGCTTTTTTAGATGCTGATGATGTATGGCTGCCCCATAAGTTAGAACAACAAGTAAAACTTATGGAAGCCCATCCAGAGGTAGGTCTACTTTGTGGCCCAGCACTTTGGTGGTATGGTTGGACAGGAAAAGCTGAAGATTTTCAGTTTGATTATGTGGAAAAATTAATAGAGCCGTCAGATAATCCTTTCATTGAGCCACCGAGGCTAGTAACTAAAGCGCCTATACCTTGTCCTTCGACTCTGTTGATCAGGCGCGAGGCTTTAGACAGGGTAGGTGGTTTTGAGGAAACCTTTCGTGGTTTATACGAGGATCAAGCTTTTTATGCCAAAGTGTATCTGGAAGTTCCTGTATTAGTAGGTAGTGAATGTTTGATAAAATATAGGCAACATGCCAATTCTTGTTGTTCTGTTGCCTTAGATAGTGGTCAAAAATCCGTGAAAAATCTGTTCTTTTTAAATTGGCTAGAGAACTACCTAGCTGGAAAAGGACTTCAGGAGACTGAGTTTTGGCAAGATATTCAAAAACAGCTATGGCCGTATCGACAGCCAGTTTTATACAACTTAACCCGATGGACTCGGCATTTTGTACAGGAAATAAAAAGGCGCTGGAAATCGATAGTTCAAAAAGCATTGCCCGCTAAGCTATAG
- a CDS encoding glycosyltransferase produces MKSLSSLNETNLFRFSLVIPTYQRRDVVVASVAALSRQEFDGKFEVIVVVDGSQDGTAEALQQLETPFPFTVIQQSNQGAASARNRGAIAARGEIVLFLDDDMEAHPQLIAEHDRSHREGADVVLGHMPIHPDSPANFLSENVKTWGEERGARLSSPEAKLALEDLLTGQISLQRHLFYKVAGFDTDFTKGGTFGNEDLDFGYRLLQDGYKIVFNINAISWQKYVVTPRQHLRQYRHAGRADVVFIRKHPELADSVLWIRPESWRERFIWRWLRVPMRWLLLTVIDAGIKNHRLTGLYYKIWAMEYWQGVREEGGIPQPRPLRILCYHAISDLKGAPVIENYGVSPQQFQQHLNTLLWAGFKFIEVNEFLRFLQGKAGLPRRAVLLTFDDCYEDLLQNALPILKERKIPAVAFAVSKRLGGKNDWDERLGAPQLQLMDAEGLHELVKGGITIGSHSRNHPMLNKISVEQLSEEITGSVIDLEKVGLNKPILLAYPHGEYDENVKRAVQEAGIQAAFTVEPGLMQPNQDPYQIPRIEILREDVGWKFLWKIFFARSLPHFSIPFQDSMGWFKNRLKAVLSN; encoded by the coding sequence ATGAAATCTTTATCAAGTCTTAATGAAACCAATCTGTTTCGCTTTAGCCTAGTGATTCCAACTTATCAACGACGAGATGTTGTTGTCGCCTCAGTAGCTGCTCTGTCGCGTCAAGAATTCGATGGTAAGTTTGAGGTTATTGTTGTTGTGGACGGTTCACAAGACGGAACGGCTGAGGCGCTTCAGCAGTTAGAAACCCCTTTCCCATTCACCGTCATTCAACAGTCCAACCAAGGTGCAGCATCTGCACGTAACCGGGGAGCGATCGCAGCGCGTGGAGAAATTGTACTGTTTCTCGATGACGATATGGAAGCTCATCCCCAACTCATTGCAGAACACGATCGCTCTCATCGAGAAGGGGCTGATGTCGTGTTGGGACACATGCCAATACATCCTGACTCTCCCGCGAATTTTTTGAGTGAGAATGTTAAGACTTGGGGTGAAGAACGAGGTGCCCGGTTATCATCGCCGGAGGCAAAGTTGGCGCTTGAAGATCTTCTGACTGGGCAAATTTCTCTGCAACGCCATCTCTTCTATAAAGTTGCGGGGTTTGATACTGACTTCACTAAAGGAGGCACATTTGGCAATGAAGATTTGGACTTTGGTTATCGCCTCCTACAAGATGGATACAAAATAGTCTTCAATATTAATGCGATTAGCTGGCAGAAGTATGTCGTCACGCCACGCCAGCATCTGCGGCAGTATCGTCACGCAGGTCGAGCAGATGTTGTTTTCATCCGCAAACACCCCGAACTCGCCGATAGCGTATTGTGGATACGACCTGAATCTTGGCGTGAACGATTTATTTGGCGTTGGCTGCGTGTACCGATGCGCTGGCTTCTGCTGACAGTGATCGACGCAGGCATCAAAAACCACCGTCTAACCGGACTCTATTACAAAATTTGGGCTATGGAATATTGGCAGGGTGTACGTGAAGAAGGTGGAATTCCCCAACCTAGACCCCTGCGAATACTCTGCTACCACGCGATCTCAGACCTCAAGGGAGCGCCCGTCATAGAAAACTATGGTGTTTCTCCTCAGCAATTTCAGCAGCATCTAAATACCCTATTGTGGGCTGGCTTTAAATTTATAGAGGTTAATGAGTTTTTAAGATTCTTGCAAGGTAAGGCTGGTTTACCCCGTCGGGCTGTACTGTTGACATTTGATGATTGTTATGAAGATCTGCTCCAAAATGCCTTGCCTATTCTCAAGGAACGCAAAATTCCTGCCGTAGCCTTTGCCGTCAGCAAACGCTTGGGTGGTAAAAATGACTGGGATGAGCGCCTTGGCGCTCCCCAACTTCAGTTAATGGATGCTGAAGGCTTGCATGAGTTGGTAAAAGGGGGAATTACGATTGGCTCCCATTCACGGAACCATCCCATGCTCAACAAGATTTCAGTTGAGCAGTTATCTGAAGAAATAACGGGTTCAGTGATAGACTTAGAAAAGGTCGGGTTAAATAAGCCAATCCTCTTAGCTTATCCTCACGGCGAGTATGATGAGAATGTGAAACGAGCTGTACAGGAAGCTGGCATACAGGCGGCTTTTACTGTTGAACCGGGTTTGATGCAACCGAATCAAGATCCATATCAAATCCCTCGGATTGAGATTTTGAGGGAAGATGTAGGCTGGAAGTTTCTTTGGAAGATCTTCTTCGCTCGTTCTTTGCCTCATTTCTCTATTCCTTTCCAAGATTCAATGGGCTGGTTTAAAAATCGATTGAAAGCTGTTTTGTCTAATTAA
- a CDS encoding FkbM family methyltransferase: MMELIVKVIKRMKSKTRLLIYRNWIYFCKSFKYLKQKLNKIKEETELFISKEEQKKTFYFIEISFKDSIFKMILERPGHIEDYIVQHGAWEPHISDLITFFMKENGIFLDVGANIGYHSLYIASSFENSECICFEPNSLIYQQLNRNIKLNNRLKNIRAYDVAISNFDGEVEFYMQDESPYNRGISSLTHNWDLKLDTHGVKQISVQAAKLDDFLEESLKSRISVIKIDTQGTEYQVICGAMDIIEKSKPVIFFEFETAYQPENPAESLKEILNKIYGFGYKVFLVKSEYPELFYEFDISLIADDLSFEGDFVCLPSDFL, from the coding sequence ATGATGGAATTAATAGTTAAAGTCATCAAAAGAATGAAATCCAAAACACGATTATTAATTTACAGAAATTGGATTTACTTTTGCAAAAGCTTTAAATATCTAAAACAAAAGCTTAATAAAATAAAAGAAGAAACTGAACTTTTTATAAGTAAAGAAGAACAAAAAAAAACTTTTTATTTTATTGAGATAAGTTTTAAAGATTCAATCTTTAAAATGATCTTAGAAAGACCAGGTCATATAGAAGACTATATTGTCCAACATGGAGCTTGGGAGCCTCATATAAGTGATTTAATAACTTTTTTTATGAAAGAAAATGGAATTTTTTTAGATGTTGGTGCCAATATTGGATATCACAGTTTGTATATTGCAAGTTCTTTTGAAAACTCAGAGTGTATTTGCTTTGAACCTAACTCATTAATTTATCAGCAACTGAATCGAAATATTAAGCTTAATAATAGACTCAAAAATATCCGTGCTTATGATGTTGCTATTTCCAACTTTGACGGTGAAGTGGAATTTTATATGCAGGATGAATCTCCGTATAATAGAGGGATTTCAAGCCTCACTCACAACTGGGATTTAAAGTTAGATACTCACGGGGTTAAACAAATTAGTGTACAAGCTGCAAAGCTAGATGATTTCTTAGAGGAATCCCTCAAGAGCAGAATTTCCGTAATTAAAATTGATACTCAAGGTACTGAATACCAAGTTATATGTGGTGCGATGGATATTATAGAAAAATCTAAACCTGTTATTTTTTTTGAATTTGAAACAGCTTATCAGCCTGAAAATCCAGCGGAAAGCCTAAAAGAAATACTAAATAAAATTTATGGCTTTGGATATAAGGTATTTCTTGTTAAAAGTGAGTATCCTGAGCTTTTTTATGAATTTGATATCAGCTTAATAGCTGACGATTTATCATTTGAAGGAGATTTCGTGTGTCTACCTTCAGATTTCCTGTAA
- a CDS encoding glycosyltransferase, whose product MKVSVSMTAYNREKFIVQTLESVLAQEVNFDYEIIIGEDCSTDKTRDIVLSFQEKYPDQIRVLLHKENLGLLRNFGTIIQACQGQYIALIDDDDYWTSPYKLQKQVDFLDNHPECTVCFHDSRIFYEDGSREDYFVELPSCKDIFSMEDLKSDPFIPTSSTMFRRRELGEFPNWFYKIYGHDWALHLLNAQYGKLGYINEIMSATRVHNGGDFNGRTEIQQLERAIHDRKILLENISSLKNQATRNKLAIFYSNLGSEYKKQGNLLKAKKCFFNAFLESIFNPLVSKKSLLRLLIKVFL is encoded by the coding sequence ATGAAAGTTAGTGTATCCATGACCGCCTATAATCGTGAAAAATTTATTGTCCAGACACTTGAGAGTGTTTTAGCACAGGAAGTAAACTTTGATTATGAAATTATCATTGGCGAAGATTGTTCTACAGACAAAACACGAGATATTGTATTAAGCTTTCAAGAAAAGTATCCTGACCAGATTCGTGTCTTATTACATAAAGAAAATTTAGGGCTGCTCCGAAACTTTGGCACGATTATACAAGCTTGTCAAGGTCAATATATTGCTTTAATTGATGATGATGATTATTGGACGTCTCCTTATAAACTTCAGAAGCAGGTAGATTTTTTAGATAATCATCCTGAATGTACAGTTTGTTTTCATGATTCTCGAATTTTTTATGAAGATGGCTCTAGAGAGGATTATTTTGTTGAATTACCCAGTTGTAAGGACATCTTCAGTATGGAAGATCTAAAATCAGATCCTTTTATTCCTACCTCATCAACAATGTTTCGTCGCAGGGAACTGGGTGAATTTCCCAACTGGTTTTATAAAATATATGGACATGATTGGGCGTTACATCTTTTGAATGCACAGTATGGAAAATTAGGATACATTAACGAAATAATGTCAGCAACCCGAGTTCATAATGGAGGTGACTTTAATGGAAGAACTGAAATTCAGCAATTAGAAAGAGCAATTCATGATCGTAAAATTTTGCTAGAAAACATCTCTTCATTAAAGAATCAAGCCACAAGAAATAAACTAGCTATATTTTATTCAAATTTAGGTAGTGAATATAAAAAACAAGGTAATTTATTAAAAGCCAAAAAATGTTTTTTTAATGCCTTTCTTGAATCTATTTTTAACCCTTTGGTATCAAAAAAAAGTTTATTAAGGCTATTGATAAAAGTTTTTTTATGA
- a CDS encoding polysaccharide pyruvyl transferase family protein: MLIVIENSGYYLDNLGDVSMLQVATRRLKNLWPNATIKVLTNSGDKLTHFCPNTYPLSPRGRQVWASPLASRVYKVIPSKAAQYIADLECQLRKYSPSLASSILKLKFKLKRRTESATYFQEFMEAINGADLVVATGGGYVTDVFEEGVLSNLDTLILATSLGKPTVMLGQGLGPFWNQKSLTKLKAVFPLLDLVALREERVGLPFLKSLGISQDRILVTGDDAIELAYEAHTRELGNGIGVNLRASKYSGVNQGIFETVQLALQGAAMRRDVPLVAVPISCSSYKGYEDSDSLTIQKLLKGYDDTSDGGQYLDTPLKVIEQVRHCRVVVTGSYHAGVFALAQGVPVIGLAKSQYYLDKFLGLADQFGSGCDVILLDNDRQLREKLEASILKAWEEAEQLRPQLLESARRQIEMGYAAYQRVYELVQSR; encoded by the coding sequence ATGTTAATTGTTATTGAAAATAGTGGCTATTATTTAGATAACTTAGGAGATGTGTCAATGCTCCAAGTTGCCACACGAAGGTTGAAGAATTTATGGCCTAATGCTACGATTAAAGTCTTAACAAACTCAGGCGACAAACTGACTCATTTTTGCCCAAATACCTATCCCTTATCGCCAAGAGGGCGTCAAGTTTGGGCTTCCCCTTTAGCATCTAGGGTCTATAAAGTTATACCTAGTAAAGCGGCTCAGTATATAGCTGATTTGGAATGTCAATTACGAAAGTATTCTCCCTCTCTAGCTAGCTCCATACTTAAGTTGAAGTTCAAGTTAAAGCGACGAACAGAATCAGCTACATATTTTCAAGAATTTATGGAGGCAATAAATGGGGCTGACTTGGTAGTTGCTACCGGAGGTGGGTACGTAACTGATGTCTTTGAGGAAGGTGTACTTTCAAATTTAGACACCTTAATATTAGCAACTAGCCTTGGTAAACCAACAGTTATGCTAGGTCAAGGCTTAGGTCCTTTTTGGAATCAGAAGTCACTCACAAAACTGAAAGCTGTCTTTCCCTTGTTAGATTTAGTTGCTTTGCGGGAAGAACGAGTTGGACTTCCATTTCTTAAATCACTCGGTATCTCGCAGGATCGTATCCTTGTAACAGGAGATGATGCAATTGAATTAGCTTACGAAGCTCACACAAGAGAACTTGGAAATGGGATAGGTGTAAATCTTAGAGCCTCTAAGTATTCAGGAGTAAATCAAGGTATTTTTGAAACAGTTCAGCTAGCTTTACAAGGCGCTGCAATGAGGCGGGATGTGCCATTAGTAGCCGTACCGATTTCATGCTCTTCTTATAAAGGATATGAAGATTCTGATAGCCTGACAATTCAAAAACTGCTTAAAGGCTACGATGATACATCGGATGGCGGACAGTATCTTGATACTCCACTAAAAGTTATTGAGCAGGTAAGGCATTGCCGTGTGGTCGTGACTGGAAGTTATCATGCAGGAGTTTTTGCCCTGGCTCAAGGGGTACCTGTCATAGGTTTAGCTAAATCCCAATACTATTTAGATAAATTTTTAGGATTAGCAGATCAATTTGGCTCTGGTTGTGATGTTATTCTCCTCGATAATGATCGACAGTTAAGAGAAAAATTAGAAGCCAGTATTCTCAAAGCTTGGGAGGAAGCTGAACAGTTAAGACCTCAGTTACTAGAATCTGCACGGAGACAAATAGAGATGGGGTACGCTGCTTATCAGCGAGTGTACGAATTAGTTCAATCTCGATAA
- a CDS encoding ABC transporter ATP-binding protein → MSDTVIRVENLGKKYIIDHQQQGRHRRKTLRDAIVDGTQVITSKLLHSSKESSKTAREEFWALNNLDFEIKQGDRVGIIGRNGAGKSTLLKILSRITEPTKGRILIEGRVASLLEVGTGFHPELTGRENIFLNGAILGMSKFEIKRKFDEIVAFAEVEKFLDTPVKRYSSGMYVRLAFAVAAHLEPEILIVDEVLAVGDVQFQKKCIGKMEEVGREGRTILFVSHNLGIVQALCTRGILIGQGIVLADDTAPAAVSSYLRTLEKTTSENLLERTERRGKGRIRLAQVEILTADEFNSTDLRTGHSCQFIFHVTAIEPGMSCTFTIYDQYGQPVANFSSGMRGDEDINIDQKDIDQKNKKIVCKIDELLLIPGRYRMNTAIISNHEVQDHLEGVAVLEVEEGKIRGRVITTEGGYGSVHIPHQWVLPM, encoded by the coding sequence GTGTCTGATACGGTTATTCGAGTCGAGAATCTAGGTAAGAAATACATCATCGATCATCAACAGCAGGGAAGACACCGCCGCAAGACGCTACGCGATGCAATTGTGGATGGAACTCAGGTGATTACCTCCAAACTTCTGCACTCATCTAAGGAAAGCTCCAAGACAGCTCGTGAAGAGTTTTGGGCTTTGAATAATCTTGATTTTGAAATTAAGCAGGGGGATAGAGTTGGAATTATTGGTCGTAATGGAGCAGGAAAATCAACTTTATTGAAAATCCTGAGCCGAATAACTGAGCCAACTAAAGGAAGAATTTTAATTGAAGGAAGGGTAGCAAGTTTGTTAGAAGTTGGTACAGGCTTTCATCCCGAGTTGACCGGACGAGAAAACATTTTTCTTAATGGTGCAATTCTGGGAATGAGCAAATTTGAGATCAAACGTAAATTTGACGAAATTGTTGCCTTTGCAGAAGTCGAGAAATTTTTAGATACACCTGTTAAACGTTATTCTTCGGGAATGTACGTGCGTTTGGCTTTTGCAGTTGCTGCTCATTTAGAACCAGAAATTTTGATTGTAGACGAAGTATTAGCCGTTGGAGATGTTCAATTTCAGAAAAAATGTATCGGAAAAATGGAGGAAGTTGGGCGAGAGGGAAGAACTATCTTATTCGTGAGTCACAACTTGGGTATAGTACAGGCACTTTGTACTCGTGGAATTTTAATAGGACAGGGAATAGTTTTAGCTGATGACACAGCACCTGCAGCAGTAAGTAGCTATCTCAGAACGCTTGAAAAAACAACATCAGAAAATCTTTTAGAGCGAACAGAGCGACGAGGTAAAGGTAGAATCCGTCTTGCCCAGGTAGAAATTTTAACTGCTGATGAATTTAACTCAACAGATCTAAGAACAGGTCATTCTTGTCAATTTATTTTTCATGTAACTGCTATAGAACCCGGAATGTCATGTACTTTTACAATTTATGACCAATATGGTCAGCCCGTAGCCAACTTTAGCAGTGGAATGCGGGGTGATGAGGATATAAATATTGATCAAAAAGATATCGATCAAAAAAATAAAAAAATTGTTTGTAAAATCGATGAATTATTGCTGATTCCAGGCCGATATCGGATGAATACAGCAATTATAAGTAATCATGAAGTACAGGATCATCTTGAGGGTGTTGCAGTCCTAGAAGTTGAAGAAGGGAAAATTCGAGGTCGCGTCATAACAACTGAAGGTGGCTATGGCAGCGTTCATATCCCCCATCAATGGGTACTACCAATGTAA
- a CDS encoding ABC transporter permease: MTQHPPTLVIEAGRAERQYWKDLWRYRELFYFLAWRDILVRYKQTAIGITWALIRPFLTMIVFTVVFGRLAKLPSEGVPYPILVFAALLPWQFFANSLSECSNSLISNSNLISKIYFPRLIIPTSAVVVSFVDFLVSGMILLGLMAWYNFVPSWRILMLPLFILIAFAASLGAGLWLASLNVQYRDFRFIVPFIVQFGLYVSPVGFSSSVVPEKWRLLYSVNPMVGVIDGFRWAILGGTAQIYWPGFILSMGLVILLSASGVWYFRKMERTFADVI, from the coding sequence GTGACTCAACATCCCCCTACATTAGTCATAGAAGCAGGTCGCGCAGAACGCCAATATTGGAAAGATTTGTGGCGCTACCGTGAGTTATTCTACTTTCTCGCTTGGCGCGATATCCTTGTGCGCTACAAACAGACGGCGATAGGCATTACCTGGGCGCTGATTCGACCGTTTTTAACAATGATTGTTTTTACGGTAGTGTTTGGTAGGCTCGCGAAGTTACCTTCGGAAGGTGTTCCCTACCCGATTTTGGTATTTGCAGCCCTGCTCCCCTGGCAATTTTTTGCCAATTCTCTTTCTGAATGCAGTAACAGCTTAATTAGCAATTCTAATTTGATTTCTAAAATTTACTTTCCTCGGTTGATCATTCCTACGAGTGCAGTGGTCGTCAGCTTCGTTGATTTTCTTGTTTCCGGTATGATTTTGCTGGGCTTAATGGCTTGGTATAATTTTGTACCCAGTTGGCGAATCTTGATGTTACCCTTGTTTATATTGATTGCTTTTGCAGCTTCACTGGGAGCTGGACTATGGTTAGCATCACTGAATGTACAATATCGGGATTTTCGTTTCATAGTGCCGTTTATTGTTCAGTTTGGCTTATATGTTTCCCCTGTTGGCTTTAGTAGCAGTGTTGTTCCCGAAAAGTGGCGGTTACTTTACTCAGTGAACCCGATGGTAGGAGTAATAGATGGCTTCCGTTGGGCAATATTGGGTGGAACAGCGCAGATTTATTGGCCTGGATTTATTTTATCTATGGGCTTGGTTATCCTATTATCAGCCAGTGGGGTTTGGTATTTCCGCAAGATGGAACGTACATTTGCTGATGTGATTTAA
- the hepC gene encoding heterocyst development glycosyltransferase HepC, giving the protein MGKSTLSTLNYSSVEQHLDNYLPCCTLKWRQGQLFVSVGQQSEQPHISAFESEQQLVECLKQSPVRLVRLDPTLGETVLKRWADACEQANKPVFLQGTIQKLHRRQSQSSCQGKQWIDWIAAFVLLIALSPIMLAAAILMYVYSPGAIFSRQWHISRRGKLFRLLKFRTTVANDDSRSTLLIRWMCKYNVDELPELLNVLRGEISLMDSHPLTLSEGVRFGY; this is encoded by the coding sequence ATGGGCAAGTCAACACTGTCAACTTTAAACTACTCTTCGGTAGAGCAGCATTTAGACAATTACTTACCTTGCTGCACTCTTAAGTGGCGGCAGGGACAATTGTTCGTGAGTGTGGGACAGCAGAGCGAACAGCCTCACATCTCTGCGTTTGAGAGTGAGCAACAGTTAGTAGAGTGCTTGAAACAATCTCCAGTACGGCTAGTTCGCCTTGATCCAACATTAGGTGAAACTGTGCTGAAGCGCTGGGCAGATGCCTGTGAACAAGCAAATAAACCCGTATTTCTACAAGGGACGATTCAAAAACTCCATAGAAGGCAAAGCCAGTCTAGTTGTCAGGGAAAGCAATGGATTGACTGGATTGCTGCCTTCGTTTTGTTGATAGCACTGAGTCCAATTATGCTGGCAGCAGCTATATTGATGTATGTCTATTCACCAGGAGCGATTTTCTCTAGACAGTGGCACATTAGCCGACGAGGCAAATTATTCCGGCTTCTCAAGTTTCGCACGACAGTAGCTAATGATGATTCTCGTAGTACACTCTTAATCCGTTGGATGTGCAAGTACAATGTGGACGAGTTACCAGAGTTGTTGAATGTGCTGCGGGGTGAGATTAGCTTGATGGATTCACATCCTTTGACTCTCTCGGAAGGTGTGCGGTTTGGCTACTAA
- a CDS encoding sugar transferase, with product MTYSQLSEASLDLRAPVFSRVRKGGWWVRILTLFGCDYICLSIAWLIAESYISFEDFPWYTSRSSLGMLITILPQIAVMVIQGLYQTGRKRYDYFNIIKSLAFAHGLLLLILLCAKPVQFDSPSSLLLPWLLSIAFVCAGRFVVNATLEYMRDHKLIGSHPVFVICDPKEQEQYANFIKKENCYTIVGFDGYQALDRYNRKATIEQLNQLEVSEIFISWNAIKNRMFLCWLFQAAGITIHILPTEIKQIHKDVELSNIGGMPCMTFHCPLITGKDFWIKRVFDFCFASLFIILTSPVYVAIALAIKLDSSGPVFYKQTRVGLHGQTFEVWKFRTMHPDADKMQKELEDLNENKDGILFKMKDDPRVTRVGKFLRCYSLDELPQIFNVLRGEMSLIGPRPLATRDVANFSERHFIRQEVLPGITGWWQVSGRSDIVDFDQVMRLDLHYIENWSLWLDINILFKTVAVVLRKQGAY from the coding sequence ATGACATATTCTCAATTGAGCGAAGCCTCATTAGACCTGCGTGCACCTGTATTTTCTAGAGTACGGAAGGGTGGCTGGTGGGTAAGAATATTAACTTTGTTTGGTTGTGATTATATTTGTTTATCCATAGCCTGGCTGATAGCGGAATCTTACATTTCATTTGAGGATTTTCCTTGGTATACGTCACGCAGTTCTTTAGGGATGCTGATAACTATTTTGCCTCAGATAGCAGTAATGGTCATCCAAGGACTTTATCAAACAGGGCGCAAGCGTTATGACTACTTTAATATAATCAAATCGCTAGCTTTTGCTCATGGGTTGCTCCTATTAATTCTTCTGTGCGCTAAACCCGTACAATTTGACTCCCCTTCAAGCTTATTACTACCTTGGTTATTGAGTATAGCTTTTGTATGTGCTGGTAGATTTGTTGTGAATGCAACTCTGGAGTATATGCGCGATCACAAATTGATTGGAAGCCATCCTGTTTTTGTCATTTGTGACCCAAAAGAACAAGAGCAATATGCTAATTTTATAAAAAAAGAAAATTGTTACACGATTGTAGGATTTGATGGATATCAAGCTTTAGATAGATATAATCGTAAGGCAACCATAGAACAACTCAATCAGTTAGAAGTATCTGAAATATTTATTTCTTGGAATGCAATTAAAAACAGGATGTTTTTATGCTGGTTGTTTCAAGCGGCTGGTATAACTATTCATATCCTGCCTACGGAAATAAAACAAATTCACAAAGATGTAGAGCTAAGTAATATTGGCGGAATGCCTTGCATGACTTTTCATTGTCCATTGATTACAGGCAAGGATTTTTGGATAAAAAGAGTTTTCGATTTTTGTTTTGCCAGTTTATTTATAATACTAACTTCTCCAGTTTATGTAGCAATCGCTCTAGCCATCAAACTTGATTCATCGGGACCAGTGTTTTATAAACAAACTCGTGTCGGTTTGCATGGGCAAACATTTGAAGTCTGGAAATTCCGCACGATGCACCCTGATGCAGATAAAATGCAAAAAGAATTAGAAGATTTGAATGAAAATAAAGATGGGATTCTGTTTAAGATGAAAGACGATCCGCGCGTAACCCGCGTTGGTAAATTCTTGCGTTGTTATAGTTTAGATGAATTGCCACAAATATTTAATGTTTTGCGGGGAGAAATGAGCTTGATTGGCCCTCGCCCCTTAGCAACTAGAGATGTAGCAAATTTTTCAGAACGTCACTTTATTCGTCAGGAAGTTTTACCAGGAATCACAGGTTGGTGGCAAGTTTCTGGTCGGTCTGACATTGTTGATTTTGATCAAGTAATGCGATTAGACCTTCACTACATTGAAAATTGGTCGCTCTGGTTAGATATAAACATTCTATTCAAGACCGTGGCTGTTGTTTTAAGAAAGCAAGGTGCATATTAA